A portion of the Thermococcus sp. M36 genome contains these proteins:
- a CDS encoding MFS transporter: MYLPSFPAIAKDFSTTVAHVSLSLSSFFIGISFGQLLYGPLLDKYGRKKPLYFGFVLYIIASLGCAVAASGNMLIVLRLFQALGGCVGMVASRAMVRDLFPIEENAKVFSMLMLVVDRKSVG; the protein is encoded by the coding sequence ATGTATTTGCCATCTTTTCCGGCAATTGCAAAAGATTTTTCAACAACAGTAGCCCATGTTTCACTATCCTTATCAAGTTTCTTTATCGGTATTTCTTTTGGGCAATTATTGTATGGCCCTTTATTAGATAAATACGGAAGAAAGAAACCATTATACTTTGGTTTTGTATTATACATTATTGCATCGTTAGGTTGTGCAGTAGCGGCATCGGGTAATATGCTGATTGTATTAAGATTATTTCAGGCATTAGGCGGTTGCGTTGGTATGGTGGCGTCAAGAGCAATGGTGAGAGATTTATTTCCCATTGAAGAAAATGCAAAAGTTTTTTCAATGCTTATGTTGGTGGTAGATCGGAAGAGCGTCGGG